From Streptomyces yatensis, one genomic window encodes:
- a CDS encoding 2-oxo-4-hydroxy-4-carboxy-5-ureidoimidazoline decarboxylase → MPEESTLSRSRSRAAASRLDRLNTATADAAEAALLACCGSRRWARLIAAHRPYPDLEALLAAGDEASYDLTPADLDEALADESVVGHELPPAESLGALAAHTALQAAHDAYERRFGHVFVICLDGLRPEERLDRLLTGIRSRLGNERERERDNTAEELRRIARGRLVRLAATTPRLPDVSGFRIA, encoded by the coding sequence GTGCCCGAGGAGTCCACGCTGTCCAGGTCCAGGTCCCGCGCCGCCGCTTCCCGCCTCGACCGGCTCAACACCGCCACCGCCGACGCGGCCGAGGCCGCGCTGCTCGCCTGTTGCGGCAGCCGCCGCTGGGCCCGGCTGATCGCGGCCCACCGCCCGTACCCCGATCTGGAGGCGCTGCTGGCCGCCGGGGACGAGGCCAGCTATGACCTCACCCCGGCCGATCTGGACGAGGCGCTCGCGGACGAGTCGGTCGTCGGCCATGAGCTGCCGCCCGCGGAGAGCCTGGGGGCGCTGGCCGCCCACACCGCGCTCCAGGCCGCCCACGATGCGTACGAACGTCGATTCGGTCACGTTTTCGTCATCTGTCTGGATGGTCTGCGGCCCGAGGAGCGGCTCGACCGGCTGCTGACCGGAATCCGGAGCCGGCTGGGCAACGAACGGGAGCGGGAGCGCGACAACACCGCGGAGGAGCTGCGGCGCATCGCCCGCGGCCGGCTCGTCCGGCTGGCCGCGACCACCCCCCGCTTGCCGGATGTGTCCGGGTTCCGTATCGCATGA
- the sdhC gene encoding succinate dehydrogenase, cytochrome b556 subunit, which produces MPAGTLYRGREGMWSWVAHRVTGVLIFFFLFVHVLDTSLVRVSPEAYDNVVATYKNPVVNLMEYGLVAAILFHALNGLRVIAVDFWSKGARYQRQMLWGVVGIWVVLMAGAFYPILQHTLRELFGS; this is translated from the coding sequence GTGCCGGCTGGAACGCTGTATCGCGGCCGGGAAGGCATGTGGTCCTGGGTGGCTCATCGAGTCACCGGCGTCCTCATCTTCTTCTTCCTGTTCGTACATGTGCTGGACACCTCGCTGGTCCGCGTCTCGCCCGAGGCGTACGACAACGTGGTTGCCACCTACAAGAATCCCGTCGTGAACCTGATGGAGTACGGCCTCGTGGCCGCCATCCTGTTTCACGCCCTCAACGGCCTTCGCGTCATCGCCGTCGACTTCTGGTCCAAGGGAGCGAGGTACCAGCGGCAGATGCTCTGGGGCGTCGTCGGTATCTGGGTCGTGCTGATGGCCGGTGCCTTCTACCCGATCCTCCAGCACACGCTGCGCGAACTGTTCGGGAGCTGA
- a CDS encoding DUF4328 domain-containing protein has translation MYPCGNCRAVAVGPDGRCAACGTYQQQLQQPSAPPQQPSVPPQMGQMPPAPGGYPAAPPMGMPTGGVDLRRGLSTTLVALFGVALPALVFLFVGRSGQYSVIGDMLDAVEGKSVSITEQDLNDADDLFTTAQVIYWLLTVAIAVVWAIWFRRLRLNAEVFAPGQHRFSSGWAAGSWFTPVVNFWFPKQIANDIWRASSPQGPHAVSRGLLNGWWVTWIVALITNAIGGIRYNLLRGKVEGDDYAPSPSEAKSDIESLRSILAFDMFAIVIFMAAAVLALLLVRQITAMQEQRASLPPQLGGPAPYGMPAPNPYGAPAPGPAPYGAPAPGPGSYGAPQMPPTPPPGQPGQQYPPYGQG, from the coding sequence ATGTATCCGTGTGGGAACTGCCGCGCTGTCGCCGTCGGCCCCGACGGGCGCTGTGCCGCATGCGGGACGTACCAGCAGCAGCTGCAGCAGCCCTCCGCGCCGCCGCAGCAGCCGTCCGTCCCGCCGCAGATGGGGCAGATGCCGCCGGCGCCCGGCGGCTACCCGGCTGCCCCACCCATGGGCATGCCGACCGGCGGGGTCGATCTGCGGCGCGGGCTTTCCACCACGCTCGTCGCGCTGTTCGGCGTGGCGCTGCCGGCGCTCGTCTTCCTCTTCGTGGGGCGTTCCGGCCAGTACAGCGTGATCGGGGACATGCTGGACGCGGTCGAGGGCAAGTCCGTCTCCATCACCGAGCAGGACCTCAACGACGCCGACGACCTGTTCACCACCGCACAGGTCATCTACTGGCTGCTCACCGTCGCGATCGCCGTGGTCTGGGCGATCTGGTTCCGGCGGCTGCGGCTGAACGCCGAGGTCTTCGCGCCCGGCCAGCACCGCTTCAGCAGCGGCTGGGCGGCCGGTTCCTGGTTCACCCCCGTCGTCAACTTCTGGTTCCCCAAGCAGATCGCCAACGACATCTGGCGCGCCAGCTCCCCGCAGGGGCCGCACGCCGTCAGCCGCGGTCTGCTCAACGGCTGGTGGGTCACCTGGATCGTCGCGCTGATCACCAACGCCATCGGCGGCATCCGCTACAACCTGCTGCGCGGCAAGGTGGAGGGCGACGACTACGCCCCCTCCCCCTCCGAGGCCAAGAGCGACATCGAGAGCCTGCGCTCCATCCTGGCCTTCGACATGTTCGCGATCGTGATCTTCATGGCCGCGGCGGTCCTCGCGCTGCTGCTGGTCCGGCAGATCACCGCGATGCAGGAGCAGCGCGCCTCACTGCCCCCGCAGCTGGGCGGCCCGGCGCCGTACGGCATGCCGGCGCCGAACCCGTACGGCGCCCCGGCGCCCGGACCGGCCCCGTACGGCGCCCCGGCCCCCGGGCCCGGCTCGTACGGTGCCCCCCAGATGCCACCGACCCCGCCACCCGGCCAGCCCGGTCAGCAGTACCCGCCCTACGGGCAGGGCTAG
- a CDS encoding beta-N-acetylhexosaminidase encodes MGLPLRATKASCVRGLIAGAVATLVLAALGCQQTDGGQGQAGTRSSPAHSAHATTATSARSPSTTPPHGTAASAPPRTIPSVREFTPTTGPGWRPGSGSRVVADLDGPLADEAHMIATELGMRTASGTPRTGDLSLALDPEQSGGREAYKLTVGGGRARITGPAEAGVFYGTRTVKQALRSGGRLPEGVIHDRPGRPQRGLNLDIARKFFSAGWIEARMREMADLKLNQLALHFSDDQGFRIQSTSHPEIVSAQHLTKAQVREIVALGQRLHITVIPEIDSPGHLGAVIRAHPQLQLRNAGGTTFQGSVDISNPAAARIVDQLMREYAPLFPGRWWHLGADEYLALTVKDPQASFPKLVAAAKAKYGPNARVQDLVTGWLNDRARLARQLGKQPKAWNDGFFTGGVVKPDKNIEVEYWTGRLKEAARQPLEYLKEGRKVVNLNDSYLYYVLGEPGGFTYPTGERIYESWSPAVLRSSTPVADKSLTGPNRILGARFAIWGDRPEAQTPAQVAQGIRLPLAALAQRVWDPGKPPLSWSDFTRLAERLGV; translated from the coding sequence ATGGGATTGCCGCTCAGAGCCACCAAGGCGTCCTGCGTCCGCGGTCTCATCGCGGGTGCCGTCGCCACCCTCGTCCTGGCGGCCCTCGGCTGCCAGCAGACGGACGGCGGCCAGGGCCAGGCCGGCACCCGCTCCTCGCCGGCGCACTCCGCGCACGCCACGACCGCCACCTCGGCGCGGTCCCCCTCGACCACTCCGCCGCACGGCACCGCGGCCTCCGCCCCGCCCCGCACCATCCCCTCCGTCCGCGAGTTCACCCCGACCACGGGCCCGGGCTGGCGGCCCGGCAGCGGCAGCCGGGTGGTGGCCGACCTCGACGGTCCGCTCGCCGACGAGGCCCACATGATCGCCACGGAGCTGGGGATGCGCACCGCCTCCGGCACCCCCCGCACCGGTGATCTCTCCCTCGCCCTCGATCCGGAGCAGAGCGGGGGCCGCGAGGCGTACAAGCTGACGGTCGGCGGCGGCCGCGCCCGGATCACCGGCCCGGCCGAGGCGGGCGTCTTCTACGGCACCCGCACCGTGAAACAGGCGCTGCGCTCCGGCGGCCGCCTCCCCGAAGGCGTGATCCACGACCGGCCCGGCCGCCCCCAGCGCGGCCTCAACCTGGACATCGCGCGCAAGTTCTTCTCGGCCGGGTGGATCGAGGCCCGGATGCGCGAGATGGCCGACCTCAAGCTCAACCAGCTGGCCCTGCACTTCTCGGACGACCAGGGCTTCCGCATCCAGAGCACCAGCCACCCCGAGATCGTCTCGGCCCAGCACCTCACCAAGGCCCAGGTCCGGGAGATCGTCGCGCTCGGGCAGCGGCTGCACATCACCGTCATCCCCGAGATCGACTCGCCGGGCCACCTCGGCGCCGTCATCAGGGCCCATCCGCAGCTCCAGCTGCGCAACGCGGGCGGCACCACGTTCCAGGGGTCGGTGGACATCTCCAATCCGGCCGCGGCCCGCATCGTCGATCAGCTGATGCGCGAGTACGCCCCGCTCTTCCCCGGCCGCTGGTGGCATCTGGGCGCCGATGAGTACCTCGCGCTGACCGTCAAGGACCCCCAGGCGTCGTTCCCGAAGCTGGTGGCCGCCGCGAAGGCGAAGTACGGACCCAACGCCCGGGTGCAGGACCTGGTCACCGGCTGGCTGAACGACCGCGCCCGGCTCGCCCGGCAGCTGGGCAAGCAACCCAAGGCGTGGAACGACGGCTTCTTCACCGGCGGCGTCGTCAAGCCCGACAAGAACATCGAGGTCGAGTACTGGACGGGACGGCTGAAGGAGGCGGCACGGCAGCCGCTGGAATATCTGAAGGAGGGCCGCAAGGTGGTCAACCTCAACGACTCGTACCTCTACTACGTCCTCGGCGAGCCCGGCGGCTTCACCTACCCGACCGGCGAACGCATTTACGAGAGTTGGTCCCCCGCCGTACTGCGCAGCTCCACGCCCGTCGCCGACAAGTCCCTGACCGGACCGAACCGGATCCTCGGCGCCCGTTTCGCCATCTGGGGCGACCGGCCCGAGGCCCAGACGCCCGCACAGGTGGCCCAGGGCATCCGGCTGCCGCTCGCGGCGCTGGCCCAGCGGGTGTGGGATCCCGGGAAGCCGCCGCTGAGCTGGTCGGACTTCACCCGGCTCGCCGAACGGCTCGGGGTCTGA
- a CDS encoding succinate dehydrogenase iron-sulfur subunit, giving the protein MSTPTLEKSDQAPEAADATASHLITVTFRIRRFNPEVSDQAVWEDFQIDMDPKERVLDGLHKVKWELDGTLTFRRSCAHGICGSDAMRINGRNRLACKTLIKDINPEKPITVEPIKGLTVLKDLIVDMEPFFQAYRDVMPFLITTGNEPTRERLQSAEDRERFDDTTKCILCAACTSSCPVFWNDGQYFGPAAIVNAHRFIFDSRDEGGEQRLEILNDKDGVWRCRTTFNCTEACPRGIEVTKAIQEVKRALITRRF; this is encoded by the coding sequence ATGAGCACCCCCACCCTCGAGAAGTCCGACCAGGCCCCCGAGGCGGCCGACGCCACCGCCTCGCACCTGATCACCGTCACCTTCCGGATCCGGCGCTTCAACCCGGAGGTCTCGGACCAGGCGGTCTGGGAGGACTTCCAGATCGACATGGACCCCAAGGAGCGCGTCCTCGACGGACTCCACAAGGTCAAGTGGGAGCTGGACGGCACCCTGACCTTCCGCCGCTCCTGCGCCCACGGCATCTGCGGCTCCGACGCGATGCGGATCAACGGCCGCAACCGGCTGGCCTGCAAGACGCTGATCAAGGACATCAACCCGGAGAAGCCCATCACGGTCGAGCCGATCAAGGGGCTCACGGTCCTCAAGGACCTCATCGTGGACATGGAGCCGTTCTTCCAGGCGTACCGCGATGTGATGCCCTTCCTGATCACGACGGGCAACGAGCCGACGCGTGAGCGGCTGCAGTCCGCCGAGGACCGCGAGCGGTTCGACGACACCACCAAGTGCATCCTGTGCGCCGCGTGCACCTCCTCGTGCCCGGTGTTCTGGAACGACGGCCAGTACTTCGGCCCGGCGGCGATCGTCAACGCGCACCGCTTCATCTTCGACTCCCGCGACGAGGGCGGTGAGCAGCGGCTGGAGATCCTGAACGACAAGGACGGCGTCTGGCGCTGCCGCACCACCTTCAACTGCACCGAGGCGTGTCCGCGGGGCATCGAGGTCACCAAGGCCATTCAGGAGGTCAAGCGCGCCTTGATCACGCGCCGCTTCTGA
- the sdhA gene encoding succinate dehydrogenase flavoprotein subunit, with the protein MKIHKYDTVIVGAGGAGMRAAIESTKRSRTAVLTKLYPTRSHTGAAQGGMAAALANVEEDNWEWHTFDTIKGGDYLVDQDAAEILAKEAIDSVLDLEKMGLPFNRTPNGTIDQRRFGGHSRNHGEAPVRRSCYASDRTGHMILQTLYQNCVKEGVEFFNEFYVLDLLMTEVDGVKRTAGVVAYELATGELHVFQAKAVVFASGGCGKFFKVTSNAHTLTGDGQAVAYRRGLPLEDMEFFQFHPTGIWRMGILLTEGARGEGGILRNKDGERFMEKYAPVMKDLASRDVVSRSIYTEIREGRGCGPEGDHVYLDLTHLPPEQLDAKLPDITEFARTYLGIEPYTDPIPIQPTAHYTMGGIPTNVQGEVLADNDTVVPGLYAAGEVACVSVHGANRLGTNSLLDINVFGRRAGIAAAEYSARADFVELPEDPAGFVQSQVENLRDATGTERVTEVRKALQETMDKNVMVFRTEQTLKEAVEEIGHLRERFKNVSVQDKGKRFNTDLLEAIELGNLLDLAEVMAISALARKESRGGHYREDYPNRDDVNFMRHTMAYREVGADGSESIRLDYKPVVQTRYQPMERKY; encoded by the coding sequence ATGAAGATCCATAAGTACGACACCGTCATCGTCGGCGCCGGCGGGGCCGGAATGCGCGCGGCCATCGAGTCGACCAAGCGCAGCCGCACCGCGGTGCTCACCAAGCTCTACCCGACCCGCTCCCACACCGGCGCGGCCCAGGGCGGCATGGCCGCCGCCCTCGCCAACGTCGAGGAGGACAACTGGGAGTGGCACACCTTCGACACGATCAAGGGCGGCGACTACCTGGTCGACCAGGACGCCGCCGAGATCCTGGCGAAGGAGGCCATCGACTCTGTCCTCGACCTGGAGAAGATGGGCCTGCCGTTCAACCGCACCCCGAACGGCACCATCGACCAGCGCCGCTTCGGCGGCCACAGCCGTAACCACGGCGAGGCCCCGGTCCGCCGGTCCTGCTACGCCTCGGACCGCACCGGCCACATGATCCTCCAGACGCTGTACCAGAACTGCGTCAAGGAGGGCGTGGAGTTCTTCAACGAGTTCTACGTCCTGGACCTCCTGATGACCGAGGTCGACGGGGTCAAGCGCACCGCCGGTGTGGTGGCGTACGAGCTGGCCACCGGTGAGCTGCACGTCTTCCAGGCGAAGGCCGTCGTCTTCGCCTCCGGCGGCTGCGGCAAGTTCTTCAAGGTGACCTCCAACGCGCACACCCTCACCGGTGACGGCCAGGCGGTCGCCTACCGGCGCGGGCTGCCGCTGGAGGACATGGAGTTCTTCCAGTTCCACCCGACCGGCATCTGGCGCATGGGCATCCTGCTGACGGAGGGCGCCCGCGGTGAGGGCGGCATCCTCCGCAACAAGGACGGCGAGCGCTTCATGGAGAAGTACGCGCCGGTCATGAAGGACCTGGCATCGCGAGACGTGGTGTCGCGGTCGATCTACACGGAGATCCGTGAGGGCCGCGGCTGCGGTCCGGAGGGCGACCACGTCTATCTGGACCTGACCCACCTGCCGCCGGAGCAGCTGGACGCCAAGCTGCCCGACATCACCGAGTTCGCGCGGACGTACCTGGGCATCGAGCCGTACACGGACCCGATCCCGATCCAGCCGACCGCGCACTACACGATGGGCGGCATCCCGACCAACGTCCAGGGCGAGGTGCTGGCGGACAACGACACCGTCGTCCCCGGCCTGTACGCGGCCGGCGAGGTCGCCTGCGTCTCGGTGCACGGCGCCAACCGGCTGGGCACCAACTCGCTGCTGGACATCAACGTCTTCGGCCGCCGGGCGGGTATCGCCGCCGCGGAGTACTCCGCCAGGGCCGACTTCGTCGAGCTCCCGGAGGACCCGGCCGGGTTCGTCCAGAGCCAGGTGGAGAACCTGCGGGACGCGACCGGCACCGAGCGGGTCACCGAGGTCCGCAAGGCGCTGCAGGAGACCATGGACAAGAACGTCATGGTCTTCCGCACCGAGCAGACGCTCAAGGAGGCCGTCGAGGAGATCGGCCACCTGCGGGAGCGATTCAAGAACGTCAGCGTCCAGGACAAGGGCAAGCGGTTCAACACCGATCTGCTGGAGGCCATCGAGCTGGGCAACCTGCTCGACCTGGCCGAGGTCATGGCGATCTCGGCACTGGCCCGCAAGGAGTCGCGCGGCGGCCACTACCGCGAGGACTACCCGAACCGCGACGACGTCAACTTCATGCGGCACACCATGGCGTACCGAGAGGTGGGCGCGGACGGCTCCGAGTCCATCCGCCTCGACTACAAGCCGGTCGTGCAGACCCGCTACCAGCCGATGGAGCGTAAGTACTGA
- a CDS encoding succinate dehydrogenase hydrophobic membrane anchor subunit: MSAETTTPASDAVSAYDVDHPAPVIEPPRARTRKTPRATRTNFEMYGWLFMRLSGVLLVVLVLGHLLIQLVLDGGVTKIGFAFVAGRWASPFWQAWDLIMLWLATLHGANGLRTIINDYAERDNTRLWLKALLYTAAGFTIVLGTLVIFTFDPNIR, translated from the coding sequence ATGTCCGCCGAGACCACCACCCCCGCGAGCGACGCGGTCAGCGCGTACGACGTGGATCATCCGGCCCCGGTCATCGAGCCGCCGCGGGCCCGCACCCGCAAGACGCCCAGGGCGACCCGTACGAACTTCGAGATGTACGGCTGGCTGTTCATGCGCCTGTCCGGCGTCCTGCTGGTCGTCCTGGTCCTGGGCCATCTGCTGATCCAGCTGGTGCTGGACGGCGGTGTCACCAAGATCGGCTTCGCCTTCGTGGCCGGCCGCTGGGCCTCGCCGTTCTGGCAGGCATGGGATCTGATCATGCTCTGGCTCGCCACGCTGCACGGCGCGAACGGCCTGCGCACGATCATCAACGACTACGCGGAGCGGGACAACACCCGCCTCTGGCTGAAGGCGCTGCTCTACACGGCGGCAGGATTCACCATCGTGCTCGGCACTCTGGTGATCTTCACCTTCGACCCGAACATCCGCTAG